The following coding sequences are from one Roseofilum casamattae BLCC-M143 window:
- the surE gene encoding 5'/3'-nucleotidase SurE has product MTLILTNDDGIDAPGIRCLHRALEPVLVHRPIFVAPTQQHSGCSHRTTTHYPLAITERSPQEYAIDGTPADCTRLAIAELSQRWDSPIEWVFSGVNAGGNLGVDVYMSGTVAAVREAAFHGIPGIAISHHIKRPFEIDWERTAEWTANILTELFSQSLQPGEFWNVNIPHLEPGADRPEMVFCPVSTDPLPLVYRFDKERYHYCGKYDDRDRAPGTDVDICFSGKIAISRLRA; this is encoded by the coding sequence ATGACCTTAATTTTAACCAACGATGATGGCATTGATGCTCCCGGCATCCGCTGCTTGCATCGCGCCCTAGAGCCTGTCCTTGTCCATCGCCCTATCTTCGTCGCTCCCACCCAACAACATTCCGGATGCAGCCATCGTACCACTACCCACTACCCACTCGCTATTACAGAGCGATCGCCCCAGGAATATGCCATTGATGGTACTCCAGCCGATTGTACGCGACTGGCGATCGCCGAACTCAGCCAACGCTGGGATAGTCCAATAGAATGGGTATTCTCTGGCGTCAACGCTGGAGGAAATCTCGGTGTTGATGTCTACATGTCTGGAACCGTTGCTGCCGTGCGCGAGGCTGCCTTTCACGGCATTCCTGGAATTGCCATTTCCCACCACATCAAACGTCCTTTTGAAATTGACTGGGAACGCACCGCAGAGTGGACTGCCAACATCTTAACCGAGCTATTCTCCCAGTCTCTGCAACCCGGAGAATTCTGGAATGTCAATATTCCCCATCTCGAACCTGGAGCCGATCGCCCGGAAATGGTGTTTTGTCCCGTCAGTACCGATCCCCTACCTTTGGTCTATCGCTTCGACAAAGAACGATATCATTACTGCGGAAAATACGACGATCGCGATCGCGCCCCCGGTACGGATGTCGATATCTGTTTCTCCGGTAAAATTGCCATTTCGCGACTGCGAGCCTAA
- a CDS encoding cyclic nucleotide-binding domain-containing protein, with product MINRLHIRHLLPILIVAPSIFVVGTIALIVFQKTRENINIVSVELSGTIADRVETHIRDYLVTPQLISASNIKRIESGTLDLTDLSQLEKHFWRDIQVFHNTKSIYFANALGELRGAELIDEGEFASFIAGESTNSTLKRYLVDENGEKTVELSSTDNYDPRSRDWYQAALNSKQAVWINIHRDFSSPHLTMTTAQVVRDAEGEVLGVFGVNLLFEQLDRFLQSLTIAKTGQTLIIDRQGQLIASSNPQLIEEASLGSVPLEITSSEQDLIAAIGQSLQNQFGSFSQVDESKTLFVAWKGKRYHLKIKLFRDRLGLDWLIVVAIPEQDFMQQVEIQARITLVLEVLILLAAIAVGLGVSRWVLQPIFQFSEAANQIKTGSFDPQTLENLTERNDEVGELARVFVKMAVDTGDRQQSLEEQLSLLNFRVSQSQDNPYELTPLKRWQKKATCIREVYNYQPHLPQLLTQVPWYENLSPEQLEEIANSGQIKKVRLGDYICREGEIGEEFYIVLTGSIRIFVEKLDKYLVDLSPGQCFGELALMLGETRTATAIALEPTILFTLDRVNFGRVLQQYPQMAEQIARDLHEHRQELHNRSHMVTGSPFWSRLSQAELLQHIQSRMKDFI from the coding sequence ATGATTAATCGCTTACATATCCGCCATCTATTGCCCATATTGATTGTTGCTCCTTCTATCTTTGTAGTGGGCACGATTGCTCTAATTGTTTTTCAAAAAACACGAGAAAATATTAACATTGTTTCCGTCGAACTGTCGGGAACCATTGCCGATCGCGTGGAAACCCACATTCGCGATTACTTAGTTACTCCACAGCTCATTAGTGCTTCTAATATTAAGCGAATTGAATCGGGAACGCTCGATCTGACTGACTTATCCCAATTAGAAAAACATTTTTGGCGCGATATTCAAGTCTTTCACAATACGAAAAGTATCTACTTTGCTAACGCTCTTGGCGAATTGCGAGGAGCAGAACTTATAGACGAAGGAGAATTTGCGAGTTTCATTGCTGGAGAATCAACGAATTCAACTTTAAAGCGTTATTTAGTCGATGAAAATGGCGAAAAAACTGTCGAACTGAGCAGCACGGACAATTACGACCCTCGATCGAGGGATTGGTATCAAGCTGCTTTGAATTCCAAACAAGCCGTGTGGATTAATATCCATCGAGACTTTAGCAGTCCTCATTTAACCATGACAACAGCTCAGGTTGTCCGAGATGCGGAAGGTGAAGTTTTAGGGGTTTTTGGAGTTAATTTATTATTCGAGCAACTCGATCGCTTTTTGCAAAGTTTAACGATCGCAAAAACCGGTCAAACTTTAATTATCGATCGCCAAGGACAGTTAATTGCTAGCTCCAATCCGCAACTCATTGAGGAAGCAAGCCTGGGATCTGTGCCTCTCGAAATTACCAGTAGCGAACAGGACTTAATTGCGGCGATCGGACAATCTCTACAAAATCAATTTGGCAGTTTTTCACAAGTAGATGAAAGTAAGACTCTCTTTGTAGCATGGAAAGGAAAACGATATCACTTAAAGATAAAACTGTTTCGCGATCGCCTCGGATTAGATTGGTTGATTGTCGTTGCCATCCCCGAACAAGACTTTATGCAACAAGTGGAGATCCAAGCGCGAATTACTTTAGTGTTAGAAGTGCTAATTCTCTTAGCAGCAATTGCCGTTGGTTTAGGGGTGAGCCGCTGGGTATTGCAACCGATTTTTCAATTTAGCGAAGCGGCAAATCAAATTAAAACAGGGTCTTTCGATCCGCAAACCCTGGAGAATTTAACCGAACGCAATGACGAAGTCGGAGAACTGGCTAGAGTCTTCGTTAAAATGGCTGTCGATACTGGAGATCGCCAACAAAGTTTGGAAGAACAATTAAGCTTATTAAATTTTCGCGTTAGTCAATCTCAAGACAATCCCTACGAACTCACTCCCCTAAAACGATGGCAGAAAAAAGCCACTTGCATTCGCGAAGTTTATAACTACCAACCCCACCTGCCCCAGCTCTTAACTCAAGTACCGTGGTATGAAAATCTCAGTCCGGAGCAGCTCGAGGAAATCGCCAATAGCGGTCAAATTAAAAAAGTTCGCTTGGGAGATTATATCTGTCGCGAGGGAGAAATTGGCGAAGAATTTTATATTGTCCTCACTGGCTCGATTCGTATTTTTGTTGAAAAACTGGATAAATATTTAGTCGATCTCTCTCCCGGACAATGCTTTGGTGAATTAGCCTTAATGCTTGGAGAAACTCGCACGGCAACGGCGATCGCCTTAGAGCCTACTATTCTCTTTACTCTCGATCGCGTTAACTTTGGTCGCGTTCTGCAACAATACCCGCAAATGGCCGAACAAATTGCTCGAGATTTACACGAGCATCGGCAAGAGCTGCACAACCGATCGCATATGGTAACGGGAAGCCCGTTTTGGAGCCGCCTGAGTCAAGCCGAACTACTACAGCACATTCAGTCGCGCATGAAAGACTTCATTTAA
- a CDS encoding Crp/Fnr family transcriptional regulator has protein sequence MFSVSPESESSRPFLTWQRIIDWAQDHYRSRTFNKDDKIPVRPGLLYLVQRGSVRLVSSQISASVKTPSLVARLNATNDPDSQIPDESFLGFVGAGQPFEIVSQSPFTINSYAHVDKTTVLWMYWHDLDNWPHFRREVMEAFRYQNQRKLLWLGTMGQRRTIDRLLGFLTLLIEEYGEVCEQGYYLPWTLTHAQIGSAIGSTRVTVTRLMGKLRSKGLILTLDDNLICLPPANPEG, from the coding sequence ATGTTTTCAGTGTCTCCAGAATCCGAATCTTCTCGCCCATTTCTAACGTGGCAGCGCATTATTGATTGGGCGCAAGACCACTATCGCAGCCGCACTTTCAATAAGGATGACAAAATCCCCGTCCGTCCGGGACTGCTCTACTTAGTTCAACGAGGCTCGGTGCGGCTGGTGAGTTCTCAAATTAGCGCATCCGTTAAAACGCCTAGCTTGGTGGCGCGGTTGAATGCAACGAACGATCCCGATAGTCAAATTCCCGATGAGTCATTTCTCGGATTTGTCGGAGCGGGACAACCGTTTGAAATTGTCTCCCAATCCCCATTTACCATTAATAGCTATGCTCATGTGGATAAAACCACTGTTCTCTGGATGTATTGGCACGATTTAGATAACTGGCCCCATTTTCGCCGCGAAGTGATGGAAGCGTTTCGATACCAGAACCAGCGCAAACTTTTGTGGTTGGGAACTATGGGACAGCGGCGTACTATCGATCGACTGTTAGGCTTTTTGACCTTACTGATTGAAGAGTATGGCGAGGTCTGCGAACAGGGTTACTATTTGCCTTGGACTCTGACTCATGCCCAAATTGGCAGCGCTATTGGTTCGACTCGAGTTACGGTAACTCGTTTAATGGGTAAACTGCGATCGAAAGGGTTAATTTTAACCTTGGATGACAATTTAATTTGTTTGCCTCCGGCGAACCCAGAAGGCTAA
- a CDS encoding PDC sensor domain-containing protein: MVSLKKLIPILTVAPLMATLGFTGILGVYNGEKTVYELSSYWMNETAGQIEDQIRISLRKPQTINTLNRYSLESQELNWNELDTLGIHFTNQIQLFSSVNSIYFGDRNQSFIGAKLNSNGQITQSYSGRDTDYEMLTYGTNLQGERTKIMRRRSGFDPHTRPWYQTARNRINPSWTPVYPDFSTGKLGITAAQSVRDLQGNTVGVLGVDFFLDGLHVFLRDLSISRAGQALILGQDGQLIASSNPDDSTILDPNSEVRFTITESPDPVISEIGQALITRFSDLSLIAQPEHLTLQIEGKKRWVWVEPFTDPSGLQWLILIVMAEEDIFSLQEKHQIGLAIAIIAAIGSILAVFIMNRLVVSPLLRLNKAAKRLKKRDFDPKKISDLMERSDEIGQFSRVFEEMATVIQERQRKLEERIDLLSSSRSYSSVSSSASDLETAENNAKNAPDITLSYWDYLKQKSQQIRQQSRMEKHHD, from the coding sequence ATGGTATCTCTGAAAAAACTGATTCCTATTCTCACCGTAGCTCCCTTGATGGCAACTCTGGGGTTTACCGGAATTTTAGGGGTTTACAATGGCGAAAAAACAGTTTACGAACTCTCCTCCTATTGGATGAATGAAACCGCCGGTCAGATTGAAGACCAAATTCGGATTAGTCTGAGAAAACCGCAAACCATTAATACCCTCAATCGATACAGTCTTGAATCTCAAGAACTCAATTGGAATGAATTAGATACGCTCGGTATCCATTTTACCAATCAAATTCAGTTATTTTCATCAGTCAATAGTATTTATTTTGGCGATCGCAACCAATCATTTATTGGTGCTAAACTTAATAGCAACGGCCAAATTACCCAATCCTATTCTGGTCGAGACACAGACTATGAAATGCTTACCTATGGCACAAATCTCCAAGGAGAACGCACTAAAATTATGCGCAGGCGATCGGGTTTCGATCCGCACACGCGTCCCTGGTATCAAACCGCTCGCAACCGCATCAATCCGAGCTGGACTCCTGTTTATCCCGATTTTTCTACCGGAAAATTAGGAATTACTGCAGCTCAATCCGTGCGGGATCTGCAAGGGAATACAGTCGGCGTTTTAGGAGTAGACTTTTTCTTAGATGGATTGCATGTATTCCTGCGAGATTTATCGATCTCTCGAGCGGGACAAGCTTTAATTTTAGGGCAAGATGGTCAACTTATTGCTAGCTCTAATCCCGATGATTCGACTATCCTCGATCCGAATTCAGAAGTCCGATTTACGATAACCGAAAGTCCCGATCCAGTGATTAGCGAGATCGGTCAAGCATTAATTACTAGATTTAGCGATTTGAGTTTAATTGCTCAACCAGAACATTTAACTCTGCAGATTGAAGGTAAAAAACGTTGGGTTTGGGTAGAACCATTTACCGACCCTTCGGGATTACAATGGTTAATTCTCATTGTTATGGCAGAAGAAGATATCTTTTCTCTCCAAGAAAAACATCAGATAGGTTTAGCCATTGCGATTATTGCTGCTATTGGTAGTATTTTAGCCGTCTTCATCATGAATCGATTAGTTGTTTCCCCCTTGCTCCGTTTAAATAAGGCAGCAAAACGACTAAAAAAACGTGATTTCGATCCGAAAAAGATTTCCGATCTAATGGAGCGGAGTGATGAAATTGGTCAGTTTAGTCGAGTGTTTGAAGAAATGGCTACCGTAATTCAAGAACGTCAACGCAAGTTAGAGGAGAGGATCGATCTATTAAGTAGCTCCAGAAGCTATTCTTCAGTCTCATCCAGCGCATCTGACTTAGAAACGGCAGAGAATAATGCCAAAAATGCTCCAGACATCACCTTAAGCTATTGGGATTACCTCAAACAAAAATCGCAGCAGATTCGCCAACAAAGTAGAATGGAAAAACATCATGATTAA
- a CDS encoding transposase family protein, with amino-acid sequence KGKVLESAKKQENQRKARERIFVEHLIRRIKSFRIVAERFRLWRQNYSRIVRVVCGLVRWRIGALILES; translated from the coding sequence AAAAGGGAAAGTACTAGAGTCAGCAAAAAAACAGGAAAATCAGCGAAAAGCCAGAGAAAGGATTTTTGTTGAACACCTAATTAGACGGATAAAAAGCTTTAGAATAGTGGCAGAAAGATTCCGACTTTGGCGTCAGAACTACTCTCGAATAGTTCGAGTAGTATGTGGATTAGTAAGATGGAGAATTGGGGCGCTAATTTTAGAGAGCTAA
- a CDS encoding cache domain-containing protein yields the protein MKRWHTSLLIQYVASFSILSLMAVVGLAIAVYYQSVELIKSYILAQMEVVVSIKENQIDNWFTQQYQTISLLSQTPSIVEEYERFLKTQNRQSYEALQSYFSTILQTQPAIKSLSISTNSGIVSLSSTIKEEGNYQPLGNTVTYFTAENLDSIRPTLYTSPISRETAMTFATPLVDSKGDRIGVLSVDLSLEKISDIMKEATGLGETDEAYLIRKKGDANHFVDIEKTEEELSGDWVKSTGIDAVTSGQDGVAFYDNHYNVAVIGSYRWLEDKNLAILVEITQEEAFQVSGILARNLLGLGLGVSVIILCIVYLLSRKVTQPILTIAKTVNQVTDGNLSTQTHQLQTISKRGDEIGQLARGFEDMINVVDSRQQDLADQVRKLRNKNAHVNQAQELEMSYFRALKRKAQWLRNKN from the coding sequence ATGAAGCGCTGGCACACAAGTTTACTCATTCAGTATGTTGCCTCTTTTTCGATTTTATCGCTCATGGCTGTCGTCGGATTGGCGATCGCCGTCTATTATCAGTCAGTCGAATTAATCAAATCATACATTCTCGCTCAAATGGAAGTCGTCGTTTCCATTAAAGAAAATCAGATTGACAATTGGTTTACTCAGCAATATCAGACCATCTCCTTACTCTCGCAAACCCCAAGTATTGTGGAGGAATACGAGCGATTTTTAAAAACGCAAAATCGACAAAGCTATGAAGCCCTACAGTCCTATTTCAGTACCATTCTGCAAACCCAACCGGCGATTAAATCTCTCTCAATTTCCACCAACAGCGGAATTGTCTCCCTCTCCAGCACAATTAAGGAAGAAGGCAACTATCAACCCCTGGGCAATACCGTCACCTATTTTACCGCTGAAAACCTCGACAGCATTCGCCCGACCTTATACACCTCGCCCATTAGCCGGGAGACAGCCATGACGTTTGCCACTCCCTTAGTCGATAGTAAAGGCGATCGCATTGGCGTGTTGTCCGTCGATCTTTCCCTGGAGAAAATTAGCGACATCATGAAAGAGGCCACCGGACTCGGAGAAACCGACGAAGCCTATCTCATTCGTAAAAAAGGAGATGCTAATCACTTTGTCGATATTGAAAAAACCGAAGAAGAACTATCGGGAGATTGGGTGAAAAGCACTGGAATTGATGCCGTAACCTCCGGGCAAGATGGCGTTGCTTTTTACGATAACCATTACAATGTAGCCGTCATTGGTAGCTATCGCTGGTTAGAAGATAAAAATCTAGCTATCTTAGTCGAAATCACTCAAGAAGAAGCCTTTCAAGTCAGTGGAATTCTCGCCAGAAATCTCCTCGGTCTCGGCTTAGGAGTTTCGGTAATTATCTTATGCATTGTCTATCTACTCTCGCGCAAAGTCACCCAACCCATTTTAACCATCGCCAAAACGGTCAATCAAGTCACTGATGGCAACTTGAGTACTCAAACCCATCAACTGCAAACCATTAGCAAACGCGGAGATGAAATCGGACAGCTCGCGCGAGGATTTGAAGACATGATTAATGTGGTTGACTCTCGACAACAAGACTTAGCCGATCAAGTTCGTAAATTGCGAAATAAAAATGCCCATGTCAATCAAGCCCAAGAATTGGAAATGTCTTATTTTAGAGCATTAAAACGCAAAGCTCAATGGCTGAGAAATAAAAACTAA